The Candidatus Nanopelagicales bacterium region ACATCGCCACTGCCGAGCGACTCCGCTGTGTCGGCGGGGCCGACGACTCGCACGACGGCAGCCCGATTCGTGGTTGAACCCATTGTGCGCCCGCTCTCAGGTGGCCAGGCCGAGTCGCCGAAGCTCAACGGCAAGGTCATGAGGGTTAGTGGAGCATGCCAGAGCGGCGTCCATGGTTATCACGCCCTCCGCGAAGAGCTTCGTGAGGTGCTGATCAAAAGTCTGCATGCCGTAATAGGAACCCTCGGCCACGAGTTGGCCGATCGTCGACGTCTTCTCCGCGTCGGCGATGGCATCCGCCACGCGCCCGGTATTTATGCAGACCTCCATAGCGACGACACGGCCTTCCTCGCCCTTCTTGGGGACCAGCCGCTGACACAGTATCCCGCGCAGAGAGCCAGCCAGGCTAAGCCGAGCCTGGCGCTGCTCGTGCGGAGGGAAGAAGTCGATGATGCGCGCGATCGTCTCTTCGGCGTCAACGGTGTGGAGGGTCGACATCACGAAGTGGCCCGTCTCGGCGGCTGATATCGCGGCCCTGACGGTCTCAATATCTCTCATTTCCCCCACGAGGATCACGTCGGGGTCCTGCCGCATGGCCGCGCGCATCGCCACAGCGAAGCTCGCGGTGTCCACATGCACTTCGCGCTGATTGATCATGGCGACGTCATCGGTGTGCAGGACCTCGATCGGGTCTTCGATGGTGACGATGTGGACCTCGCGCGTCCTGTTGATGTGATCAACCATCCCGGCGAGCGTGGTGGTCTTTCCGCAGCCGGTCGGTCCGGTAACGAGGACAAGACCACGCGGCTCCAGCGATAGGGGCGCTATGAC contains the following coding sequences:
- a CDS encoding PilT/PilU family type 4a pilus ATPase produces the protein MSTRTSGGARDRFAKNRAPMSVLPFLRALAESGGSDLHCKVGSPPRIRVDGRLRHLDVPALSASDTEHMAHEVLRSDLVDKFDETNEADFAYSMKQVGRFRVNAFRQRGSVGLVFRAVLMGAVPLSELGLPDVIAPLSLEPRGLVLVTGPTGCGKTTTLAGMVDHINRTREVHIVTIEDPIEVLHTDDVAMINQREVHVDTASFAVAMRAAMRQDPDVILVGEMRDIETVRAAISAAETGHFVMSTLHTVDAEETIARIIDFFPPHEQRQARLSLAGSLRGILCQRLVPKKGEEGRVVAMEVCINTGRVADAIADAEKTSTIGQLVAEGSYYGMQTFDQHLTKLFAEGVITMDAALACSTNPHDLAVELRRLGLAT